One Isachenkonia alkalipeptolytica genomic window, TTATCTAAGGCTCTTTCTTTAAGCCTCTGACCATCCATTGTAGCCGGCATTTTTTCACTGGTTTTTTCTTTTGCCGCTAGACAGGATACAAATGTCTTATGATTGCCCATAGCCTGAGATACCAACAATGCATTGCGCAGTATATCCTCTTTTTGATCGAAGGTTGGTGCAATATTCATACCACCATCGCTCATTAATAAAAGTTTATGATATGACGGCACTTCATAAACCATTACATGACTCAATAACCGTTCGGTTCTAAGACCATAATCCTTATCCAAAACAGCTTTCAATAAAATAGAAGTATCAATCTTCCCTTTCATTAAAAAGTCTGCCTTGCCTTCAGAAATTAACCGTACCGAAGTCTCTGCACTCTTTTCTAATCCTGAGGCTTCAATTACCTTTACATCTTGAAGATCAAATCCAATTTCTCGAGCAATTTCTTCAATTGACTTTTTTTCCCCAACCAAAACTGCATTAATAATATTCGAGGTTTTTGCTTCCATCACCGCCGATAAAACATCTTTATCCTCTGCTGCAGCAACGACTAAGGTCATTTTCTCTTGGTTTTTTGCTTGCACTTTCAAGTCTTTTAAAGATTTTATCAAGTTTTCTCACCTCTTTATAATTTTTTTAATAATTTTGTTTAGGCTTTAAAATTTTTTAACAAACTCTAGGTTTATTCTACATGTTTTTTTGTGAATTTTCTACCCTTATTCCGAATATATTTTAAAATTTTCACTTTTCTCCAAGATTTTGCTTTAATAAATCCAGCTTTTCCTTACAAGCTAAGGTGATTTCGTCGTCAGGATTCACCTTTAAGGAAGCTTCGATATATTTTTCAGCATTTTTCAAGTCTCCCGTTTCCAGGTTTACCATCGCTAGGTTTGATAAAATTTCCCCACTGTTCGGGTCTTTTTCAAGGGCTTTTTCAAAATACTCGATGGCTTTATGATATTTTCCCAAACCGGCAAAAGAAAGGGCTATTTCTACATAGGGATCAGGAATACGTTCTTCCAGCTCTATCACCCTTTGAAAGTAGGTTATTGCTTTAGAGTACTGCTCCTGTTGCCGATAGGCCAGACC contains:
- a CDS encoding bifunctional enoyl-CoA hydratase/phosphate acetyltransferase, which produces MIKSLKDLKVQAKNQEKMTLVVAAAEDKDVLSAVMEAKTSNIINAVLVGEKKSIEEIAREIGFDLQDVKVIEASGLEKSAETSVRLISEGKADFLMKGKIDTSILLKAVLDKDYGLRTERLLSHVMVYEVPSYHKLLLMSDGGMNIAPTFDQKEDILRNALLVSQAMGNHKTFVSCLAAKEKTSEKMPATMDGQRLKERALDKAYGEDVYVEGPIAFDLAVSKDAARIKGYESPVVGETDILLVPTIEVGNGIGKTMTYMAGGESAGVIMGAKAPIVLVSRADSAETKFYSIALGSVISAATK